A portion of the Suricata suricatta isolate VVHF042 chromosome 11, meerkat_22Aug2017_6uvM2_HiC, whole genome shotgun sequence genome contains these proteins:
- the PLCB3 gene encoding 1-phosphatidylinositol 4,5-bisphosphate phosphodiesterase beta-3: MAGARPGVHALQLEPPTVVETLRRGSKFIKWDEEASSRNLVTLRVDSNGFFLYWTGPNMEVDTLDISSIRDTRTGRYARLPKDPKIREVLGFGGPDTRLEEKLMTVVAGPDPVNTTFLNFMAVQDDTAKVWTEELFKLAMNILAQNASRNTFLRKAYTKLKLQVNQDGRIPVKNILKMFSADKKRVETALESCGLNFNRSESIRPDEFSLEIFERFLNKLCLRPDIDKILLEIGAKGKPYLTLEQLMDFINQKQRDPRLNEVLYPPLRPSQARLLIEKYEPNQQFLERDQMSMEGFSRYLGGEENGILPLEALDLSADMTQPLSAYFINSSHNTYLTAGQLAGTSSVEMYRQALLWGCRCVELDVWKGRPPEEEPFITHGFTMTTEVPLRDVLEAIAETAFKTSPYPVILSFENHVDSAKQQAKMAEYCRSIFGDALLIDPLDKYPLAPGVPLPSPQELMGRILVKNKKRHQPSTGVPNSSIRKRPLEQSNSALSESSAATEPSSPQLGSPSSDSCLGLSNGEEMGLEKPSLEPRKSLGEEGLQRSPDALGSADREDEEEEEEEEEQADPKKPTTDEGTASSEVNATEEMSTLVNYIEPVKFKSFEAARKRNKCFEMSSFVETKAMEQLTKSPMEFVEYNKQQLSRIYPKGTRVDSSNYMPQLFWNVGCQLVALNFQTLDVAMQLNAGVFEYNGRSGYLLKPEFMRRPDKSFDPFTEVIVDGIVANALRVKVISGQFLSDRKVGIYVEVDMFGLPVDTRRRYRTRTSQGNSFNPVWDEEPFDFPKVVLPTLASLRVAAFEEGGKFVGHRILPVSAIRSGYHYICLRNEANQPLCLPALLIYTEASDYIPDDHQDYAEALINPIKHVSLMDQRAKQLAALIGESEAQAGPETCQETPSQQPGAQVTPSPTPSTLDISPRRPPGPPVSPTSPSLGSPGQRDDLIASLLSEVAPTPLDEHRGHKALVKLRSRQERELRELRKKQQRKAVALTRRLLDSLAQARAERGSRQRPGVLGAEDEKAEEEEVRRYQEFQKRQVQSLLELREAQVDAEAERRLEHLRQAQQRLREIVLEAHTTQFKRLKETNEREKKELQKILDRKRHNSISEAKTREKHKKEAELTEINRRHITESVNSIRRLEEAQKQRHERLVAGQQQVLQQLAEEEPKLLAQLAQECQEQRARLPQETRRSLLGEAPEGLGDRHLVACASNGHAPGSSGHLSGADSESQEENTKL; encoded by the exons ATGGCGGGCGCCAGGCCCGGCGTCCACGCGCTGCAGCTGGAGCCGCCCACCGTGGTAGAGACCCTGCGGCGCGGGAGTAAGTTCATCAAATGGGACGAG GAGGCCTCCAGTCGCAACCTGGTCACCCTGCGTGTGGACTCCAATGGCTTCTTTCTGTACTGGACAGGACCCAACATG GAGGTGGACACCCTAGACATCAGTTCCATCAGGGACACGCGAACGGGGCGTTACGCCCGCCTGCCCAAG gaccccaagatccgGGAGGTGCTGGGTTTTGGAGGCCCCGACACCCGGCTGGAGGAGAAGTTGATGACAGTGGTGGCCGGGCCAGACCCCGTGAATACAACGTTCTTGAACTTCATGGCCGTGCAGGATGACACAGCCAAG GTCTGGACCGAGGAGCTGTTCAAGCTGGCTATGAACATCCTGGCTCAGAATGCCTCCCGGAACACCTTTCTGAGAAAAGC ATACACAAAGCTGAAGCTGCAGGTGAACCAGGATGGACGGATCCCGGTGAAGAA CATCCTGAAGATGTTCTCAGCAGATAAGAAGCGCGTAGAGACGGCGCTGGAATCCTGTGGCCTCAATTTCAACCGG AGTGAGTCCATCCGGCCCGACGAGTTTTCCTTGGAAATCTTTGAGCGGTTCTTGAATAAGCTGTGTCTGCGGCCAGACATCGACAAGATCCTGCTGGAGAT AGGCGCCAAGGGCAAGCCATACCTGACGCTGGAGCAGCTCATGGACTTCATCAACCAGAAGCAACGGGACCCGAGGCTCAATGAGGTGCTGTACCCGCCTCTGCGGCCCTCCCAGGCCCGGCTGCTCATCGAGAAGTATGAGCCCAACCAGCAGTTCCTGGAACGAG ACCAGATGTCCATGGAGGGGTTCAGCCGCTACCTGGGCGGCGAGGAAAACGGGATCCTGCCCTTGGAGGCCCTGGATCTGAGCGCAGACATGACCCAGCCGCTCAGCGCCTACTTCATCAACTCCTCACATAACACCTATCTCACAG CGGGGCAGCTGGCCGGGACGTCGTCGGTGGAGATGTACCGGCAGGCGCTGCTCTGGGGCTGCCGCTGCGTGGAGCTGGATGTGTGGAAGGGGCGGCCCCCCGAGGAGGAGCCCTTCATCACCCACGGCTTCACCATGACCACCGAGGTGCCGCTGCGAGACGTGCTCGAGGCCATCGCGGAAACCGCCTTCAAGACCTCGCCCTACCCTGTCATCCTCTCCTTCGAGAACCACGTGGACTC GGCAAAACAGCAGGCCAAGATGGCTGAGTACTGCCGGTCCATCTTTGGGGACGCGCTGCTCATCGACCCGCTGGACAAGTACCCG CTGGCCCCAGGCgtccccctgcccagcccccaggagCTGATGGGCCGCATCCTGGTGAAGAACAAGAAGCGACACCAGCCCAGTACCGGCGTCCCCAACAGCTCCATTCGCAAGCGGCCGCTGGAGCAGAGCAACTCGGCCCTAAGCGAGAGCTCGGCCGCCACCGAGCCCTCCTCACCGCAGCTCG GGTCCCCCAGCTCTGACAGCTGCCTAGGCCTGAGCAATGGGGAAGAGATGGGCCTTGAgaagcccagcctggagcctcgGAAGTCTCTGGGCGAGGAGGGGCTGCAGCGGAGCCCTGATGCTCTTGGGTCTGCTGACCgtgaggatgaggaggaagaggaggaagaggaggaacaaGCAGATCCCAAAAAGCCGACCACAGATGAG GGCACTGCCAGCAGTGAGGTCAATGCCACCGAGGAGATGTCAACACTCGTCAACTACATCGAGCCTGTCAAGTTCAAGTCCTTTGAGGCTGCTCGAA AGAGGAACAAATGCTTCGAGATGTCATCCTTTGTGGAAACCAAGGCCATGGAGCAACTGACCAAGAGCCCCATGGAGTTTGTGGA ATACAATAAACAGCAGCTCAGCCGCATCTACCCCAAGGGCACCCGTGTCGACTCCTCCAACTACATGCCCCAGCTCTTCTGGAACGTGGGCTGCCAGCTTGTGGCCCTCAACTTTCAGACCCTGG ACGTGGCGATGCAGCTCAACGCGGGTGTGTTCGAGTACAACGGGCGCAGCGGCTACCTGCTCAAGCCCGAGTTCATGCGGCGGCCGGACAAGTCCTTCGACCCCTTCACTGAAGTCATCGTGGACGGCATTGTGGCCAATGCCTTGCGGGTCAAG GTGATCTCGGGGCAGTTCCTGTCCGACAGGAAGGTGGGCATCTACGTGGAAGTGGACATGTTTGGCCTCCCTGTTGACACACGACGCAGGTACCGCACGCGGACCTCTCAAGGGAACTCATTCAATCCTGTGTGGGATGAGGAGCCCTTTGACTTCCCCAAG GTGGTGCTCCCCACACTGGCTTCGCTGCGTGTCGCGGCCTTTGAGGAAGGTGGCAAGTTTGTGGGGCATCGGATTCTGCCCGTCTCTGCCATCCGCTCAG ggTACCACTACATCTGCCTGCGGAATGAGGCCAACCAGCCGCTCTGCCTGCCGGCCCTGCTCATCTACACTGAAGCCTCCGACTATATTCCTGATGACCACCAGG aCTATGCAGAGGCCCTGATCAACCCCATCAAGCATGTGAGCCTGATGGACCAGAGGGCCAAGCAGTTGGCTGCCCTCATCGGGGAGAGCGAG gctcagGCTGGCCCAGAAACTTGCCAGGAGACCCCATCTCAGCAGCCGGGGGCCCAGGTGACCCCGAGCCCCACGCCCAGCACCCTGGACATCTCCCCGCGCCGCCCCCCTGGCCCCCCCGTGTCCCCTACCAGCCCCTCCCTCGGCAGCCCAG gGCAGCGGGACGACCTCATTGCCAGCCTCCTCTCAG AGGTGGCCCCCACCCCACTGGACGAGCACCGAGGCCACAAGGCCCTGGTGAAGCTGCGCAGCCGGCAGGAGCGAGAGCTTCGGGAGCTGCGCAAGAAGCAGCAGCGGAAGGCGGTCGCCCTCACCCGCCGGTTACTTGACAGCTTGGCCCAGGCCCGGGCGGAGCGCGGGAGCCGCCAGCGGCCAGGTGTCCT AGGCGCGGAGGATGAGAAggcggaggaggaagaggtgaggCGGTATCAAGAGTTCCAGAAGAGGCAGGTGCAGAGTCTGCTGGAACTGAGGGAGGCCCAGGTGGACGCAGAGGCCGAGCGGAGGCTGGAGCACCTGAGACAG GCACAGCAGCGGCTCAGGGAGATCGTCTTGGAGGCTCACACGACTCAGTTCAAGAGGCTGAAGGAGACGAACGAGAG GGAGAAGAAGGAACTGCAGAAGATTCTGGACAGGAAGCGCCACAACAGTATCTCAGAAGCCAAGACAAGGGAGAAACATAAGAAGGAGGC CGAATTGACAGAGATTAACCGTCGGCACATCACTGAGTCGGTCAACTCCATCCGTCGG ctGGAGGAGGCTCAGAAGCAGCGTCACGAACGCCTTGTGGCCGGCCAGCAGCAGGTGCTGCAGCAACTGGCAGAAGAGGAGCCCAAG CTGCTGGCCCAGCTGGCCCAGGAGTGTCAGGAGCAGCGGGCAAGGCTGCCCCAGGAGACCCGCCGGAGCCTGCTGGGGGAGGCGCCCgaggggctgggggacaggcATCTGGTGGCCTGTGCCAGCAACGGTCATGCACCTGGGAGCAGCGGGCACCTGTCTGGCGCCGACTCGGAGAGCCAAGAGGAGAACACGAAGCTCTGA
- the PPP1R14B gene encoding protein phosphatase 1 regulatory subunit 14B → MRGCGTSTSRAIGDLGSSCTPSPPSTPGSLVLVLVYAEKSGPAGGAALAAPAPGPGGGGPGPRVYFQSPPGAAGEGPGGADDEGPVRRQGKVTVKYDRKELRKRLNLEEWILEQLTRLYDCQEEEIPELEIDVDELLDMESDDTRAARVKELLVDCYKPTEAFISGLLDKIRGMQKLSTPQKK, encoded by the exons ATGAGGGGGTGCGGGACCTCGACGAGTAGGGCGATCGGGGATCTGGGCAGCTCCTGCACGCCTTCTCCACCCTCCACTCCTGGGAGCCTGGTCCTCGTGTTGGTCTACGCGGAGAAG AGCGGCCCCGCGGGGGGCGCGGCGTTGGCAGCCCCGGCCCCTGGGCCGGGCGGTGGTGGCCCAGGGCCCCGCGTCTACTTTCAGAGCCCCCCTGGGGCTGCAGGCGAGGGCCCAGGCGGCGCGGACGACGAGGGCCCAGTGAGGCGCCAAGGGAAGGTCACGGTCAAGTACGACCGCAAGGAGCTACGGAAACGCCTCAACCTGGAGGAGTGGATCTTGGAGCAGCTTACTCGCCTCTATGACTGCCAG gaagagGAAATACCAGAGTTGGAGATTGATGTGGATGAACTCCTGGACATGGAAAGTGATGATACCCGGGCTGCCAGGGTCAAG GAGCTCCTGGTTGACTGTTACAAACCCACCGAG GCCTTCATCTCTGGCCTGCTGGACAAGATCCGGGGCATGCAGAAGCTGAGCACACCCCAGAAGAAGTAA
- the LOC115306411 gene encoding peptidyl-prolyl cis-trans isomerase FKBP2 isoform X2, giving the protein MRAGGVARPGGDDDAPAQRRRTTRVDSGGAARRDMRLSWVLTVLSICLSALTTAAGAEGKRKLQIGVKKRVDHCPIKSRKGDVLHMHYTGKLEDGTEFDSSLPQNQPFVFSLGTGQVIKGWDQGLLGMCEGEKRKLVIPSELGYGERGAPPKIPGGATLVFEVELLKIERRSEL; this is encoded by the exons ATGAGGGCGGGCGGCGTGGCCCGGCCTGGTGGCGACGATGATGCGCCTGCGCAGAGGCGGCGCACGACTAGGGTTGACTCCGGGGGCGCGGCGAGGAG AGACATGAGGCTGAGCTGGGTCCTGACAGTACTGTCCATCTGCCTGAGTGCCCTGACCACTGCTGCGGGGGCCGAGGGCAAACGGAAGCTGCAGATCGGGGTCAAGAAGCGGGTAGACCACTGTCCCATCAAGTCGCGCAAGGGGGATGTCCTGCACATGCACTACACG GGGAAGCTGGAAGATGGGACAGAATTTGACAGCAGCCTGCCCCAGAACCAGCCCTTTGTCTTCTCTCTGGGCACAGGCCAGGTCATCAAGGGCTGGGACCAGGGGCTGCTGGG GATGTGTGAGGGAGAAAAACGGAAGCTGGTGATCCCATCAGAGTTGG GGTACGGAGAGCGGGGAGCTCCCCCAAAGATTCCAG GTGGTGCGACCCTCGTGTTCGAGGTGGAGCTGCTCAAAATCGAGCGACGTTCAGAACTGTAG
- the LOC115306411 gene encoding peptidyl-prolyl cis-trans isomerase FKBP2 isoform X5, with protein sequence MARGVHAGAVSAGAGPGDAVGRELPRERDMRLSWVLTVLSICLSALTTAAGAEGKRKLQIGVKKRVDHCPIKSRKGDVLHMHYTGKLEDGTEFDSSLPQNQPFVFSLGTGQVIKGWDQGLLGMCEGEKRKLVIPSELGYGERGAPPKIPGGATLVFEVELLKIERRSEL encoded by the exons ATGGCCCGGGGCGTCCACGCGGGGGCGGTCTCCGCGGGGGCCGGGCCTGGGGACGCGGTAGGCCGAGAACTCCCCCGGGAGAG AGACATGAGGCTGAGCTGGGTCCTGACAGTACTGTCCATCTGCCTGAGTGCCCTGACCACTGCTGCGGGGGCCGAGGGCAAACGGAAGCTGCAGATCGGGGTCAAGAAGCGGGTAGACCACTGTCCCATCAAGTCGCGCAAGGGGGATGTCCTGCACATGCACTACACG GGGAAGCTGGAAGATGGGACAGAATTTGACAGCAGCCTGCCCCAGAACCAGCCCTTTGTCTTCTCTCTGGGCACAGGCCAGGTCATCAAGGGCTGGGACCAGGGGCTGCTGGG GATGTGTGAGGGAGAAAAACGGAAGCTGGTGATCCCATCAGAGTTGG GGTACGGAGAGCGGGGAGCTCCCCCAAAGATTCCAG GTGGTGCGACCCTCGTGTTCGAGGTGGAGCTGCTCAAAATCGAGCGACGTTCAGAACTGTAG
- the LOC115306411 gene encoding peptidyl-prolyl cis-trans isomerase FKBP2 isoform X4, whose protein sequence is MRLSWVLTVLSICLSALTTAAGAEGKRKLQIGVKKRVDHCPIKSRKGDVLHMHYTGKLEDGTEFDSSLPQNQPFVFSLGTGQVIKGWDQGLLGMCEGEKRKLVIPSELGYGERGAPPKIPGGATLVFEVELLKIERRSEL, encoded by the exons ATGAGGCTGAGCTGGGTCCTGACAGTACTGTCCATCTGCCTGAGTGCCCTGACCACTGCTGCGGGGGCCGAGGGCAAACGGAAGCTGCAGATCGGGGTCAAGAAGCGGGTAGACCACTGTCCCATCAAGTCGCGCAAGGGGGATGTCCTGCACATGCACTACACG GGGAAGCTGGAAGATGGGACAGAATTTGACAGCAGCCTGCCCCAGAACCAGCCCTTTGTCTTCTCTCTGGGCACAGGCCAGGTCATCAAGGGCTGGGACCAGGGGCTGCTGGG GATGTGTGAGGGAGAAAAACGGAAGCTGGTGATCCCATCAGAGTTGG GGTACGGAGAGCGGGGAGCTCCCCCAAAGATTCCAG GTGGTGCGACCCTCGTGTTCGAGGTGGAGCTGCTCAAAATCGAGCGACGTTCAGAACTGTAG
- the LOC115306411 gene encoding dirigent protein 10 isoform X3, which produces MPQGEGFHAARGGAPGVGAGRGTVTGGTSELVPVEGGAAGLGTELGQVGGGAWPLEEELEQAEGGASGLETEGDGAQALGAGLQSASPLLTELRHEAELGPDSTVHLPECPDHCCGGRGQTEAADRGQEAGRPLSHQVAQGGCPAHALHGEAGRWDRI; this is translated from the exons ATGCCGCAGGGGGAGGGTTTTCACGCCGCACGGGGCGGAGCCCCGGGAGTTGGGGCGGGACGTGGAACGGTGACGGGTGGAACCTCGGAGCTGGTGCCAGTAGAAGGCGGAGCTGCGGGACTGGGGACGGAGCTAGGACAGGTGGGGGGCGGAGCCTGGCCCTTGGAGGAGGAGCTGGAACAGGCGGAAGGTGGAGCTTCGGGTTTGGAGACCGAAGGGGACGGAGCCCAGGCACTGGGGGCGGGCCTTCAGTCG GCAAGCCCCCTTCTCACTGAACTG AGACATGAGGCTGAGCTGGGTCCTGACAGTACTGTCCATCTGCCTGAGTGCCCTGACCACTGCTGCGGGGGCCGAGGGCAAACGGAAGCTGCAGATCGGGGTCAAGAAGCGGGTAGACCACTGTCCCATCAAGTCGCGCAAGGGGGATGTCCTGCACATGCACTACACG GGGAAGCTGGAAGATGGGACAGAATTTGA
- the LOC115306411 gene encoding uncharacterized protein LOC115306411 isoform X1: MARGVHAGAVSAGAGPGDAVGRELPRERWCGWSGLAGHQIRGRSGYPAGPRGLRAGAAPRAEAQARPGGCLRKIGAPRSHPAAMCGCLGAGPLQRPQSCGCAGRGATGYGATGVAPRRLLLGNQIRSGLCAKGRVEIEKWSRGPGGKEELGVSKGAGPWLLWPPLTPSPRCWGPQASPLLTELRHEAELGPDSTVHLPECPDHCCGGRGQTEAADRGQEAGRPLSHQVAQGGCPAHALHGEAGRWDRI; encoded by the exons ATGGCCCGGGGCGTCCACGCGGGGGCGGTCTCCGCGGGGGCCGGGCCTGGGGACGCGGTAGGCCGAGAACTCCCCCGGGAGAGGTGGTGTGGGTGGAGCGGGCTCGCCGGCCACCAGATACGGGGCCGGTCTGGGTACCCCGCAGGCCCCCGAGGGCTCAGAGCTGGGGCGGCGCCCCGGGCGGAGGCACAGGCCCGGCCTGGGGGGTGCCTCCGGAAGATCGGGGCTCCCCGGAGCCACCCAGCGGCGATGTGTGGGTGCCTCGGGGCAGGCCCCCTGCAGCGGCCTCAGAGCTGTGGGTGTGCTGGGCGGGGGGCAACTGGGTATGGCGCGACTGGGGTCGCTCCGCGGAGGCTACTGTTGGGCAACCAGATAAGGTCTGGACTTTGCGCAAAGGGACGGGTGGAAATTGAAAAGTGGAGCCGGGGACcgggagggaaggaagagctgGGGGTGAGCAAAGGGGCGGGGCCCTGGCTGCTGTGGcctcccctgaccccctcccctcgCTGCTGGGGTCCTCAGGCAAGCCCCCTTCTCACTGAACTG AGACATGAGGCTGAGCTGGGTCCTGACAGTACTGTCCATCTGCCTGAGTGCCCTGACCACTGCTGCGGGGGCCGAGGGCAAACGGAAGCTGCAGATCGGGGTCAAGAAGCGGGTAGACCACTGTCCCATCAAGTCGCGCAAGGGGGATGTCCTGCACATGCACTACACG GGGAAGCTGGAAGATGGGACAGAATTTGA
- the VEGFB gene encoding vascular endothelial growth factor B, which produces MILRELGSSSSLQPRAPVPGLAGGQHPALRVLAAATREPGPLGGLRIRRAPGLEIRRRRRRRRQSAPGGSWPGQVPGGGRGQGPVSQPDTLGHQKKVVSWIDVYARATCQPREVVVPLTVELMGTVAKQLVPSCVTVQRCGGCCPDDGLECVPTGQHQVRMQILMIRYPSSQLGEMSLEEHSQCECRPKKRESAVKQDRASTPRHRPQPRSVPGWDSAPGAPSPADITHPTPAPGPSAHAAPSAASALTPGPAAAAADAAASSVAKGGA; this is translated from the exons ATGATTCTCAGAGAGCTCGGGTCCAGCTCCTCGCTTCAGCCCCGCGCCCCCGTCCCGGGCCTCGCTGGGGGACAGCACCCCGCCCTCCGGGTCCTGGCGGCTGCGACCCGGGAGCCCGGCCCCCTGGGCG GCCTCCGAATCCGCCGGGCCCCAGGCTTGGAGattcgccgccgccgccgccgccgccggcagAGTGCGCCTGGCGGGTCGTGGCCAGGGCAGGTCCCAGGTGGCGGGAGAGGACAG GGCCCTGTTTCCCAGCCTGATACCCTGGGCCACCAGAAGAAAG TGGTGTCATGGATAGACGTGTATGCCCGTGCCACCTGCCAGCCACGGGAGGTGGTGGTGCCCCTGACCGTGGAGCTCATGGGCACCGTGGCCAAGCAGCTGGTgcccagctgtgtgactgtgcAGCGCTGTGGTGGCTGCTGCCCTGATGATGGCCTGGAGTGCGTCCCCACCGGGCAGCACCAAGTCCGAATGCAG ATACTCATGATCCGTTACCCGAGCAGTCAGCTGGGTGAGATGTCCCTGGAAGAACACAGCCAGTGTGAATGCAG accaaaaaaaagagagagtgctgTGAAGCAGGACAG GGCTTCCACTCCCCGCCACCGTCCCCAGCCCCGCTCTGTTCCGGGCTGGGACTCTGCCCCCGGAGCACCCTCCCCAGCTGACATCACCCATCCCactccagccccaggcccctctgCCCACGCTGCACCCAGCGCCGCCAGCGCCCTGACCCCCGGacctgccgctgccgctgccgacGCCGCAGCCTCCTCCGTTGCCAAGGGCGGGGCTTAG